The Treponema sp. J25 DNA window CTAGGGCACCCTCCCTATTTTCCGTACACAAAAGTATGATTTGTCACCGTAGGGACCAACCCCTGTTCCTTTTGTATTATTCTTCACTTTCCTGTACTCGGAATGCTTCGGCGGCTTTTATTACCTCTTCTGCGATCTTGCCGCTGATCGGTGCGTAGTGGTCAAATTCCACACTGAAAGAACCGGTACCACTCGTCATGGAACGTAGATCGATGGAATAGCGCAGGAGTTCTGCCTGGGGAACCTGGGCCCGAATTTCTTCGATGCCACCGCCGATGGAGTTCTGTCCGAGGATTTTTCCCCGTTTCCCCGAAAGATCCGACATGATATCTCCCAGGTACTTTTCTTCCACAAAAACGGTCAGATTCATGATGGGCTCAAGGAGGGTGGGGCTTGCTTTCTTCATGGCCTCTTTAAAGGCATTCCGGGCGGCCAGCTTAAAGGCCAGTTCCGAAGAATCCACGGGATGTTCCTTCCCATCCACCACCGTAACCTGCACATCCACCACCGGATAGCCCGCCATAACCCCATGTTGCATGGCCTCGAGGACCCCCTTTTCTACGCCGGGAATGTAGCCCTTGGAGATAGCTCCCCCAAAGATGGCATTGATAAATTTGTAGTTTTCTCCCCGGGGGAGGGGTTCGATGTCCAGAACAACCCGGGCATACTGACCGTGGCCGCCGGTTTGCTTCTTGTGGGTATACTCCGCATTAGCTTTTTTGGTGATCGTCTCTCGATAGGCCACCCGGGGAGGCCGGGTTTCGATTTCTATTTTTTGATTGTTACGGATCTTGTCGAGCACAATGGCGATATGGAGTTCCCCCATTCCCCCAATGATCGCTTCTTTTGTTTCCGTATTGTACTCATACCGAAGGGTCTTATCTTCTTCCGTGGCCCGCAGGAGAAATTCTCCCAGTTTATCCTCGTCTTTTTTCTGAGCCGCGTGAACCGCCACCATGTGCACCGGTTCAGGAAGCTTGAGGGGAACAAAGAGAAGGGGATTTACCGGATCGGTAATGCTATCGTTGGTATGCAGGCTTGTTACCTTGGTAATAATGCCCACGTCCCCCGCATACAATTCCCGCACTTCTTCCAGTTTCTTTCCCTGGCACAGATACAACTTTCCTATACGCTCTTTTTTATTTTCCCGGACGTTAAGAATTTCCGAATCCGCCGAAAGTTTCCCCTCGAACACCTTTACCCAGGAAAGTTTCCCCGAAAATTGATCGAATACGGTTTTTACCACCAGGCCCGCAAAGGGTTTGTTTGGGTCGATTTCTACTTCCCGTTCTTCCCCACTTGTTTCCTGGACAAGGTCCCGGGCCGTGCGGGGATCCGGCGCAATGTCGGCCATGATATCGATAAAGGGAATAATACCCGAATTTTTAAGGGCCGATCCACAGAATACCGGAACATACTTATGTTCCGCCAGAGCTTCGATGAGTCCAAGGTGCATCTCCTCTGCGTCCAGGGAGCCCTTGTCTACGTAGTGTTCCATGAGGGTGTCGTCCCCCTCGGCGGCGGCTTCGATAAGCCGTTCCCGCATGGCCCGTACCTGGTCCTGGTACTCCGCAGGGATAGGCCCTTCCTTTTCGAGCCCTCCTTCTTGTACAAAGTAGGCCCGTTCATTGAGCACATCGATGACCCCCCTGTAGGAGGAACCCTTTCCCATAGGGAGGAAGAAGGGGAAGGGATCGATCTTCAATTTTTCTTTTATATCCTCCAGTACCGCTTCAAAGTCAGATCGATCATCGTCCATCTTTGTAATATAAATACCCCGGGGCTTTCCCCGACTGTTCAGGGTTCTCCAGAGTTTTAGCGTTTCGATCTGGACTCCTGCCCGTCCGTCTACCACGGCAATGCAAAGTTCAGTGGCCCGGAGGGCAGAGATTACCTCCCCCACAAAATCAGAAGAGCCGGGGGTGTCAAAGATATTGATTTTTTTACCCTTCCATTCTACATGGCCCAGGGCAGTGTAAATTGAAATTTTTCGTTCGATTTCTTCGGGACTGGAATCGCTGACGGTTTTTCCCGATTCAATGGTTTCAGGTTTCGGAATGACCCCGCCGGCAAAAAGAAGTCGTTCAAACAAACTTGTTTTGCCCGTACCGCCGTGTCCGGCTAAGGATACGTTCTTTACCAGATCCGTGGTGTAGCTCATGGTGGCCTCTCCTCAAGGTGATGCACATCCCCGCGTGAGTGCAGAGGGAACGCCCCTGGCGTTTTTTTCCCCTTGCTCTATGATGAGGCCGACTTGCCGGATTGTCAAGAAAAAGTTCTTTCCGTATTATAAAAACATGAAATCTACCACTTCTGCACAGTACGATGAGTCAAAAATTAAAACCCTCTCTTCGTTAGAGCACATTCGGCTGCGCACCGGCATGTATATTGGTCGATTGGGGGATGGCTCAAATCCGGATGATGGTATTTATATCCTCCTGAAAGAAGTTATCGATAACTCCATCGATGAATACATCATGGGATATGGGGACAGGATTGAGGTTGAAGTCAAGGATAACACTGTTAAAG harbors:
- the fusA gene encoding elongation factor G, whose amino-acid sequence is MSYTTDLVKNVSLAGHGGTGKTSLFERLLFAGGVIPKPETIESGKTVSDSSPEEIERKISIYTALGHVEWKGKKINIFDTPGSSDFVGEVISALRATELCIAVVDGRAGVQIETLKLWRTLNSRGKPRGIYITKMDDDRSDFEAVLEDIKEKLKIDPFPFFLPMGKGSSYRGVIDVLNERAYFVQEGGLEKEGPIPAEYQDQVRAMRERLIEAAAEGDDTLMEHYVDKGSLDAEEMHLGLIEALAEHKYVPVFCGSALKNSGIIPFIDIMADIAPDPRTARDLVQETSGEEREVEIDPNKPFAGLVVKTVFDQFSGKLSWVKVFEGKLSADSEILNVRENKKERIGKLYLCQGKKLEEVRELYAGDVGIITKVTSLHTNDSITDPVNPLLFVPLKLPEPVHMVAVHAAQKKDEDKLGEFLLRATEEDKTLRYEYNTETKEAIIGGMGELHIAIVLDKIRNNQKIEIETRPPRVAYRETITKKANAEYTHKKQTGGHGQYARVVLDIEPLPRGENYKFINAIFGGAISKGYIPGVEKGVLEAMQHGVMAGYPVVDVQVTVVDGKEHPVDSSELAFKLAARNAFKEAMKKASPTLLEPIMNLTVFVEEKYLGDIMSDLSGKRGKILGQNSIGGGIEEIRAQVPQAELLRYSIDLRSMTSGTGSFSVEFDHYAPISGKIAEEVIKAAEAFRVQESEE